The following are encoded together in the Peromyscus maniculatus bairdii isolate BWxNUB_F1_BW_parent chromosome 22, HU_Pman_BW_mat_3.1, whole genome shotgun sequence genome:
- the LOC102923041 gene encoding uncharacterized protein LOC102923041 isoform X3: protein MAAHTGDLGVDLDCLTFEDVAVNFTLEEWDLLNPSQKQLYTDVMQETFKNLVAIGQTEEGQRIEEDEHFRRNLRNEVVELLYERSEGRQCEEIFSQFPVTVVNKKTPHGVKLCESNLCEDILIGLPPLNMHNPIQTGHKPYEYEIYEDRDSLHKFRESRKSFMYPECFLKHEYNHTIEKPYKCQQCGKAFSSSSKVRRHERTHTGEKPYICNHCGKAFPSRGSLRRHDRIHSGEKPFVCKYCGKAFTGQSSLPRHERIHSGEKPYVCKYCGKCFISSSTCRVHERTHTGEKLYVCNLCNKAVTTRTSLRNHERIHSGEKPYVCEQCGKGFISSGTFRIHERIHTGEKPYKCKECGKAFTIQSSLQRHERIHTREKPYDCKECGKAFSGYSSLRRHERIHSGERPYACKQCGKAFPALGDCQRHEQIHTGEKPYICKQCGKAFTRCGSLRIHEKTHTRENS from the exons GACTGTCTAACTTTTGAGGATGTTGCTGTGAACTTCACCTTGGAGGAATGGGATTTGTTGAATCCTTCCCAGAAGCAACTCTACACAGATGTGATGCAGGAAACCTTCAAAAACCTTGTTGCTATAG GACAAACTGAGGAAGGCCAGAGGATTGAAGAAGATGAACATTTTAGGAGAAACCTAAG AAATGAAGTGGTGGAATTATTGTATGAACGCAGTGAAGGGAGACAATGTGAAGAAATCTTCAGCCAGTTTCCAGTTACAGTTGTGAACAAGAAAACCCCTCATGGAGTAAAACTGTGTGAAAGTAATTTATGTGAAGACATACTTATTGGTCTCCCACCCCTAAATATGCATAACCCCATTCAAACAGGACATAAACCATATGAATATGAGATATATGAAGACAGAGACAGTCTCCATAAATTTAGGGAATCTAGGAAATCCTTCATGTATCCTGAATGCTTTCTAAAGCATGAATATAATCACACCATAGAGAAGCCATATAAATGTCAgcaatgtggaaaagccttttcttcttccagtaAGGTTCGAAGACATGAAAGAACTCATACTGGTGAGAAACCCTACATATGTAACCATTGTGGGAAAGCCTTCCCTAGTCGTGGTTCCCTTCGACGACATGACAGGATTCACAGTGGAGAGAAACCCTTTGTTTGTAAGTATTGTGGGAAAGCTTTCACTGGTCAAAGTTCACTTCCACgacatgaaagaattcacagtggagagaaaccctatgtatgTAAGTACTGTGGGAAGTGTTTCATTTCTTCAAGTACCTGTCGAGTACATGAACGgactcacactggagagaaactctatgTCTGTAACTTGTGTAATAAAGCTGTCACTACTCGTACTTCCCTTCGAaatcatgaaagaattcacagtGGGGAGAAACCCTATGTCTGTGAACAGTGTGGGAAAGGTTTCATCTCTTCTGGTACCTTTCGAATACATGAGcgaattcacactggagagaagccctataagtgtaaggaatgtgggaaagccttcactaTACAGAGTTCTCTTCAACGACATGAAAGGATTCACACTAGGGAAAAACCCTATGACTGTAAGGAATGTGGGAAAGCTTTTAGTGGTTACAGTTCCCTTCGACGCCATGAAAGGATTCACAGTGGAGAAAGACCCTATGCATGCAAacagtgtgggaaagcctttccTGCTTTGGGTGATTGTCAAAGACATGAGCAAATTCATACTGGTGAGAAGCCCTACATATGTAAgcagtgtgggaaagccttcactcGTTGTGGTTCCCTTAGAATACATGAAAAGACCCATACTAGAGAGAATTCTTAA
- the LOC102923041 gene encoding uncharacterized protein LOC102923041 isoform X4, whose product MDCLTFEDVAVNFTLEEWDLLNPSQKQLYTDVMQETFKNLVAIGQTEEGQRIEEDEHFRRNLRNEVVELLYERSEGRQCEEIFSQFPVTVVNKKTPHGVKLCESNLCEDILIGLPPLNMHNPIQTGHKPYEYEIYEDRDSLHKFRESRKSFMYPECFLKHEYNHTIEKPYKCQQCGKAFSSSSKVRRHERTHTGEKPYICNHCGKAFPSRGSLRRHDRIHSGEKPFVCKYCGKAFTGQSSLPRHERIHSGEKPYVCKYCGKCFISSSTCRVHERTHTGEKLYVCNLCNKAVTTRTSLRNHERIHSGEKPYVCEQCGKGFISSGTFRIHERIHTGEKPYKCKECGKAFTIQSSLQRHERIHTREKPYDCKECGKAFSGYSSLRRHERIHSGERPYACKQCGKAFPALGDCQRHEQIHTGEKPYICKQCGKAFTRCGSLRIHEKTHTRENS is encoded by the exons GACTGTCTAACTTTTGAGGATGTTGCTGTGAACTTCACCTTGGAGGAATGGGATTTGTTGAATCCTTCCCAGAAGCAACTCTACACAGATGTGATGCAGGAAACCTTCAAAAACCTTGTTGCTATAG GACAAACTGAGGAAGGCCAGAGGATTGAAGAAGATGAACATTTTAGGAGAAACCTAAG AAATGAAGTGGTGGAATTATTGTATGAACGCAGTGAAGGGAGACAATGTGAAGAAATCTTCAGCCAGTTTCCAGTTACAGTTGTGAACAAGAAAACCCCTCATGGAGTAAAACTGTGTGAAAGTAATTTATGTGAAGACATACTTATTGGTCTCCCACCCCTAAATATGCATAACCCCATTCAAACAGGACATAAACCATATGAATATGAGATATATGAAGACAGAGACAGTCTCCATAAATTTAGGGAATCTAGGAAATCCTTCATGTATCCTGAATGCTTTCTAAAGCATGAATATAATCACACCATAGAGAAGCCATATAAATGTCAgcaatgtggaaaagccttttcttcttccagtaAGGTTCGAAGACATGAAAGAACTCATACTGGTGAGAAACCCTACATATGTAACCATTGTGGGAAAGCCTTCCCTAGTCGTGGTTCCCTTCGACGACATGACAGGATTCACAGTGGAGAGAAACCCTTTGTTTGTAAGTATTGTGGGAAAGCTTTCACTGGTCAAAGTTCACTTCCACgacatgaaagaattcacagtggagagaaaccctatgtatgTAAGTACTGTGGGAAGTGTTTCATTTCTTCAAGTACCTGTCGAGTACATGAACGgactcacactggagagaaactctatgTCTGTAACTTGTGTAATAAAGCTGTCACTACTCGTACTTCCCTTCGAaatcatgaaagaattcacagtGGGGAGAAACCCTATGTCTGTGAACAGTGTGGGAAAGGTTTCATCTCTTCTGGTACCTTTCGAATACATGAGcgaattcacactggagagaagccctataagtgtaaggaatgtgggaaagccttcactaTACAGAGTTCTCTTCAACGACATGAAAGGATTCACACTAGGGAAAAACCCTATGACTGTAAGGAATGTGGGAAAGCTTTTAGTGGTTACAGTTCCCTTCGACGCCATGAAAGGATTCACAGTGGAGAAAGACCCTATGCATGCAAacagtgtgggaaagcctttccTGCTTTGGGTGATTGTCAAAGACATGAGCAAATTCATACTGGTGAGAAGCCCTACATATGTAAgcagtgtgggaaagccttcactcGTTGTGGTTCCCTTAGAATACATGAAAAGACCCATACTAGAGAGAATTCTTAA